The following proteins come from a genomic window of Cronobacter muytjensii ATCC 51329:
- the astB gene encoding N-succinylarginine dihydrolase: MKAREVNFDGLVGLTHHYAGLSFGNEASTKHRFQVSNPKLAAQQGLAKMKALADAGFAQAVIPPQERPNLAALRQIGFTGRDEQVLEKAWRTAPHLLSAASSASSMWVANAATVCPSADALDGKVHLTVANLNNKFHRASEAPGTERLLRAIFRDASRFEVHPALPQVAMFGDEGAANHNRLGGDYGEPGVQLFIYGREESGALVPARYPARQTLEASRAVARLNQVCPDRVVFAQQNPAVIDQGVFHNDVIAVSNRQVLFCHQQAFLHQQALLEALADRVPGFTPLVVPTDAVSVQDAVETYLFNSQLLSRDDGTMMLVLPEESRRHDGVWRYLNTLLAADNPISELTVFDLRESMANGGGPACLRLRVVLTEAERQAVNPAVMMNDTLYERLNVWVERHYRDRLSQEDLVDPQLLREGREALDELTRLLDLGNVYPFQQ, from the coding sequence ATGAAAGCACGCGAAGTTAACTTTGACGGACTGGTGGGCTTAACCCATCACTATGCCGGGCTGTCATTCGGCAACGAGGCCTCGACGAAGCATCGCTTTCAGGTGTCGAACCCGAAACTGGCGGCGCAGCAGGGGCTTGCAAAAATGAAAGCGCTGGCGGACGCGGGGTTTGCGCAGGCCGTTATCCCGCCGCAGGAGCGGCCGAATCTCGCCGCGTTGCGTCAGATTGGCTTTACCGGTCGCGACGAACAGGTGCTGGAAAAGGCCTGGCGCACTGCGCCGCATCTGCTCTCGGCCGCAAGCTCAGCCTCCTCGATGTGGGTGGCGAACGCCGCCACGGTCTGTCCTTCCGCCGATGCGCTGGATGGCAAAGTGCATCTGACGGTGGCGAATCTTAATAATAAATTTCACCGCGCCAGCGAAGCGCCCGGCACCGAACGGCTGCTGCGCGCTATCTTCCGCGATGCGTCCCGTTTTGAAGTTCACCCGGCCCTGCCGCAGGTGGCGATGTTTGGCGATGAAGGCGCGGCCAACCATAACCGTCTCGGCGGCGATTATGGGGAGCCGGGCGTTCAGCTCTTTATTTACGGGCGCGAAGAGAGCGGGGCGCTGGTGCCGGCCCGCTACCCGGCGCGCCAGACGCTGGAGGCCTCGCGCGCCGTGGCGCGGCTTAACCAGGTTTGTCCGGATCGTGTGGTGTTCGCGCAGCAGAACCCGGCGGTTATCGATCAGGGCGTATTCCATAATGACGTGATTGCCGTTTCTAACCGGCAGGTGCTGTTCTGCCACCAGCAGGCATTTTTACATCAGCAGGCGCTGCTGGAGGCGCTTGCTGATCGGGTGCCGGGCTTTACGCCGCTGGTGGTGCCCACGGACGCGGTCTCGGTGCAGGACGCGGTAGAAACGTATCTCTTCAACAGCCAGCTCCTGAGCCGCGACGACGGTACGATGATGCTAGTATTGCCGGAAGAATCACGCCGCCATGACGGCGTCTGGCGCTATCTGAATACGCTTCTGGCCGCAGATAATCCGATAAGCGAACTCACCGTCTTTGATCTGCGTGAAAGCATGGCGAACGGCGGCGGCCCGGCCTGCCTGCGGCTGCGCGTGGTGCTGACCGAGGCTGAACGCCAGGCGGTAAACCCGGCAGTGATGATGAATGACACGCTGTATGAGCGCCTCAACGTGTGGG
- the astD gene encoding succinylglutamate-semialdehyde dehydrogenase, with the protein MSIWINGEWKTGQGEALEKRDPVGGALLWQGNAADEAQVTQACAAARAAFPAWAKRPFAERQAIAEKFAALLEANKTDLTRIIAQETSKPRWEAATEVTAMINKVGISLKAYQVRTGEQQTPMPDGAATLRHRPHGVLAVFGPYNFPGHLPNGHIVPALLAGNTLVFKPSELTPQTGEAVMKLWEQAGLPAGVLNLVQGARATGQSLASQPELDGLLFTGSASTGYQLHRQLAGQPEKILALEMGGNNPLIVEDPDDIDGAVHLAIQSAFITAGQRCTCARRLLVKRGAAGDAFLARLVEIAGRLRPDRWDAEPQPFMGGLISVQAAERVLEAWQGHLARGGKPLLTPALVQAGSSLLTPGIVELTCVSNVPDEEIFGPLLCVWRYDNFDEAITLANATRYGLSCGLISPVREKFDQLLLEARAGIVNWNKPLTGAASTAPFGGVGASGNHRASAWYAADYCAWPMASLESPTFALPSSLNPGLDFGAKEQA; encoded by the coding sequence ATGAGCATATGGATTAACGGCGAGTGGAAAACCGGGCAGGGCGAGGCGCTGGAAAAACGCGATCCGGTCGGCGGCGCGCTGCTCTGGCAGGGCAACGCGGCTGACGAGGCGCAGGTGACGCAAGCCTGCGCCGCCGCGCGCGCGGCGTTCCCGGCCTGGGCGAAACGGCCTTTCGCGGAGCGTCAGGCTATAGCCGAAAAATTCGCGGCGCTGCTGGAGGCGAATAAAACCGACCTGACGCGCATTATTGCGCAGGAGACCAGCAAACCGCGCTGGGAAGCGGCCACAGAAGTGACCGCGATGATCAATAAAGTCGGCATTTCGCTGAAAGCGTATCAGGTGCGTACCGGCGAGCAGCAGACGCCGATGCCGGATGGCGCGGCAACGCTGCGTCACCGTCCGCACGGCGTGCTGGCGGTCTTCGGCCCGTACAATTTCCCGGGGCATCTGCCGAATGGTCATATCGTTCCGGCGCTGCTGGCGGGCAATACGCTGGTGTTTAAGCCAAGCGAGCTGACGCCGCAGACCGGCGAGGCGGTCATGAAGCTCTGGGAGCAGGCGGGGCTGCCCGCAGGCGTGCTCAATCTCGTACAGGGCGCGCGCGCCACCGGCCAGTCGCTCGCTTCGCAGCCGGAGCTTGACGGCCTGCTGTTTACCGGCAGCGCCAGCACCGGGTATCAGCTGCATCGCCAGCTTGCCGGGCAGCCGGAGAAGATCCTGGCGCTGGAGATGGGCGGTAATAACCCGCTTATCGTCGAAGATCCCGACGATATCGACGGGGCGGTGCATCTGGCCATTCAGTCGGCGTTTATTACCGCCGGGCAGCGCTGCACCTGCGCGCGCCGCCTGCTGGTGAAGCGCGGCGCGGCGGGCGACGCCTTCCTGGCACGTCTGGTAGAGATTGCCGGAAGGCTGCGCCCTGACCGCTGGGATGCCGAGCCGCAACCGTTTATGGGCGGGCTTATCAGCGTCCAGGCGGCGGAGCGGGTGCTGGAGGCCTGGCAGGGCCATCTGGCGCGCGGCGGCAAACCGCTGCTGACGCCGGCGCTGGTGCAGGCGGGCAGCTCGCTGCTGACGCCGGGGATCGTCGAGCTTACCTGCGTGAGTAACGTGCCGGATGAAGAAATCTTCGGGCCGCTCCTGTGCGTCTGGCGCTACGATAATTTTGATGAGGCGATAACGCTTGCCAACGCCACCCGCTACGGGCTTTCCTGCGGGCTGATTTCGCCGGTGCGTGAAAAATTCGACCAGCTACTGCTGGAAGCGCGCGCGGGCATTGTGAACTGGAACAAACCGCTCACGGGCGCGGCCAGCACGGCGCCGTTTGGCGGCGTCGGGGCCTCCGGCAACCATCGCGCCAGCGCCTGGTACGCGGCGGACTATTGCGCCTGGCCAATGGCGTCGCTTGAAAGCCCGACGTTCGCGCTGCCGTCGTCGCTAAACCCCGGCCTCGATTTCGGCGCTAAGGAGCAGGCATGA